Proteins from a genomic interval of Atribacteraceae bacterium:
- a CDS encoding HAD-IIA family hydrolase has product MKREWKDDRKGESMSLAERYDVFVFDGDGVLYLDDHPLPGARETIDRLKGLGKTLRFVTNDSYPSGSEMAGRLGRMGFPFTTEEIFPVGRAMAAYLAEQGISRAFVLGSAGFQEELAQAGVLKTTHGAEAVVLGYDKGLTLADYQQAGKLISEGTLFIAANLDLSFPTAQGNLLASGSIVRALEMATGVRARVIGKPSSFIFRFALREVAFQRAVMVGDNPDSDIIGAHRVGISGVLVGNWKAPVFPRGDYRRPEAVISSLPELFSPHVSSEAWENPGFPWPERVVPAVAAFIFDSSGRILLIKRVDNGYWTLPTGHVEKGESTEEAVIREVREETGLFGRVQALTGVQSDPRTMTLVSPTGEVLQYVTTGYLCEVTGGTLYGASSEVREVGYFPVSQLPHPMVEAHRSWIREAEQAIRK; this is encoded by the coding sequence TTGAAAAGAGAATGGAAAGACGACAGGAAGGGCGAATCGATGAGTCTCGCCGAACGGTATGATGTTTTCGTTTTCGATGGGGATGGAGTCTTGTATCTGGACGATCATCCGCTTCCCGGTGCACGGGAGACGATTGACCGTTTGAAGGGGTTGGGCAAAACCCTCCGCTTTGTGACCAACGATTCATATCCATCGGGTTCTGAAATGGCGGGAAGGCTGGGGAGAATGGGATTTCCTTTTACAACTGAGGAAATTTTCCCGGTTGGACGGGCGATGGCGGCATACTTGGCTGAACAGGGAATTTCCCGGGCATTTGTACTGGGAAGCGCCGGGTTCCAGGAAGAACTGGCGCAGGCGGGAGTGCTGAAGACAACCCATGGGGCCGAAGCGGTGGTGCTCGGATATGATAAAGGGTTGACGCTTGCTGATTATCAACAGGCCGGAAAACTCATCAGCGAAGGAACATTGTTTATTGCCGCCAACCTTGACTTGTCCTTTCCAACCGCTCAGGGGAACCTTCTCGCTTCCGGATCCATCGTCCGGGCCCTGGAGATGGCCACTGGGGTCCGTGCCCGAGTGATCGGTAAACCTTCCTCCTTCATTTTCAGATTCGCCCTACGGGAGGTGGCTTTTCAGCGGGCAGTCATGGTAGGGGATAATCCGGACTCAGACATCATTGGTGCCCACCGTGTCGGTATTTCCGGAGTACTGGTGGGAAACTGGAAAGCTCCCGTCTTTCCCCGCGGTGATTACCGGCGTCCCGAGGCGGTGATATCCTCTCTTCCGGAACTCTTTTCCCCGCATGTTTCTTCTGAAGCCTGGGAGAATCCGGGCTTTCCCTGGCCGGAGAGAGTGGTCCCGGCCGTTGCCGCTTTTATTTTTGACTCCTCCGGAAGGATTTTGTTGATCAAGCGGGTCGATAACGGTTACTGGACGCTCCCGACCGGTCATGTCGAGAAAGGGGAATCGACTGAAGAGGCCGTTATCCGGGAAGTGAGGGAGGAAACCGGCCTCTTCGGTCGGGTTCAGGCCCTCACCGGGGTGCAGTCGGATCCGCGGACCATGACCCTGGTTTCTCCGACCGGAGAGGTTCTGCAGTATGTGACTACCGGCTATCTTTGTGAAGTAACCGGGGGAACACTGTATGGCGCTTCATCCGAAGTCCGGGAGGTTGGTTATTTCCCGGTATCACAGCTACCCCACCCCATGGTCGAGGCTCATCGTTCCTGGATCCGGGAAGCCGAGCAGGCAATCAGGAAGTAA